One genomic segment of Nitrospiraceae bacterium includes these proteins:
- the murJ gene encoding murein biosynthesis integral membrane protein MurJ, translating into MQIILIAKFFGRRNNTIFAIIHRMDEKKRITKAAGLMSIATLISRILGYVKDMILAGYFGATGLSDTFFAAFRIPNLLRELFAEGAMSSAFIPVLTEYQQKHGEEAARKLVKIVLTFLFIIVGAICIIGIVFAPSIVSLIAPGFLNSPEKFSLTVLLTRIMFPFLLFISLAALVMGALNSNRIFFIPALAPVMLNIVIIICVVLLVSRIEQPIVAVAIGVTLGGFFQLAFQMPSFFKNGYKLGTDTDFKHPGFRRMAFLILPATIAMAVNQINIIVNNIFASYLPEGSITYLYYSMRLVQFPIGIFGVAMGMAVLPTLSEHAVKGDFEKLRDDFSFALRLLFFITIPAMAGLTALRDPIVNLLFQRGEFTYNATIGTTEALFFYSLGIWAIVGVRVVTASFYSMQDTRTPVKIAVVGMITNIIMSLVLMGPLKHSGLALANTIAASVNFVLLFYFLRRKLNRLGAGRIIKSFLKISCAAAVMGFIGWILLHGDIWKQSGMTALKIGYLSGTIVFCVSSYVFVCYLFKVEELAYVIDTLKKKIQRSK; encoded by the coding sequence TTGCAAATAATATTGATTGCAAAATTTTTTGGCAGGAGGAACAACACGATTTTTGCTATAATTCACAGGATGGATGAGAAGAAGCGCATAACAAAAGCTGCTGGACTCATGTCTATAGCAACACTTATCAGCAGGATTCTCGGCTATGTGAAGGACATGATACTCGCAGGCTATTTTGGCGCAACTGGTCTCTCGGATACATTTTTTGCAGCATTCAGGATTCCCAATCTGCTTCGTGAGCTTTTTGCTGAAGGTGCTATGTCTTCTGCATTCATTCCTGTACTTACAGAATACCAGCAGAAACACGGAGAAGAAGCTGCAAGAAAGCTTGTTAAAATAGTTTTAACTTTTTTATTTATTATTGTTGGAGCAATATGCATTATTGGGATAGTTTTTGCGCCTTCGATTGTTTCTCTGATAGCACCGGGATTCCTGAATTCACCAGAGAAATTTTCGCTTACAGTTTTACTTACGCGAATAATGTTTCCTTTTTTGTTGTTCATAAGTCTCGCTGCTTTGGTGATGGGTGCGCTTAATTCCAATCGTATTTTTTTCATCCCTGCACTTGCTCCTGTAATGCTTAATATAGTGATAATTATCTGCGTGGTTTTGCTTGTATCAAGAATTGAACAGCCCATTGTCGCAGTTGCAATTGGCGTTACGCTGGGAGGGTTTTTCCAACTGGCATTTCAGATGCCGTCATTCTTTAAAAATGGATATAAATTGGGCACTGACACAGATTTCAAGCATCCTGGTTTCAGGCGTATGGCTTTTCTGATTCTGCCTGCTACGATTGCAATGGCTGTTAATCAAATTAACATAATAGTCAACAATATATTTGCTTCGTATCTTCCAGAGGGAAGCATCACATATCTTTATTATTCAATGCGACTTGTCCAATTCCCAATAGGGATATTCGGAGTTGCAATGGGCATGGCAGTTTTACCAACCCTTTCCGAGCATGCTGTAAAGGGCGATTTTGAGAAATTGCGGGATGACTTTTCCTTTGCATTAAGATTGCTTTTCTTTATCACAATCCCTGCAATGGCAGGGTTGACAGCACTGAGAGACCCGATTGTTAATCTGCTTTTTCAGAGAGGAGAATTCACTTATAATGCAACAATAGGTACTACTGAAGCGCTGTTTTTTTATTCTTTGGGCATATGGGCGATAGTTGGAGTCAGGGTTGTTACTGCGAGTTTTTATTCGATGCAGGATACAAGAACACCTGTTAAAATTGCTGTTGTTGGTATGATTACAAACATCATTATGAGTTTAGTTTTGATGGGACCGTTAAAACATAGCGGACTTGCGCTTGCAAATACAATTGCTGCTTCTGTAAATTTTGTTCTTTTATTTTATTTCTTACGTAGAAAATTAAACAGGCTTGGTGCAGGACGTATTATAAAATCTTTTTTAAAGATATCCTGTGCAGCTGCTGTAATGGGTTTTATCGGCTGGATTCTGCTTCATGGTGATATCTGGAAACAAAGCGGAATGACAGCCTTAAAAATAGGTTATCTCTCAGGCACGATTGTCTTTTGCGTATCTAGCTATGTTTTTGTATGCTATTTATTCAAGGTTGAAGAGCTTGCATATGTTATCGATACTCTAAAAAAGAAAATTCAGAGGAGTAAATAA
- the trpC gene encoding indole-3-glycerol phosphate synthase TrpC — protein sequence MGILDEIVLRKKERLAEAKGILSLSAIKAKIADADKTRDFKSAIKRNRNEKIKLIAEIKKASPSKGIIRKDFNHIEIARVYEQKKARAISILTEKDLFQGSLDFIPEIKKITTKPLLRKDFIFDEYQIYESRANDADAILLIAAILSKNQAGEYLHIAKELGLSVLFEIHDMKELEIALDINAEIIGINNRNLKTMKININNTFDLKKEIPSDRIVVSESGIKTKDDISKLESAGVDAVLIGTSFMEGGDIGKKIEELFT from the coding sequence ATGGGAATACTTGACGAGATAGTCTTAAGAAAAAAAGAACGGCTTGCAGAGGCAAAGGGCATTCTGTCATTAAGCGCAATAAAAGCAAAAATTGCAGATGCTGACAAGACCCGCGATTTTAAATCCGCAATAAAAAGAAATAGAAACGAAAAAATAAAACTCATTGCCGAGATTAAAAAAGCATCGCCCTCAAAGGGGATTATAAGAAAAGATTTCAACCATATTGAGATCGCAAGGGTTTACGAGCAGAAAAAGGCAAGGGCTATCTCTATTCTCACTGAAAAAGATTTATTTCAGGGAAGCCTTGACTTTATCCCTGAAATAAAAAAAATAACAACAAAACCACTTCTTAGAAAAGATTTTATTTTTGACGAATACCAGATTTATGAGTCAAGGGCTAACGATGCAGATGCAATACTTTTAATAGCCGCGATATTAAGTAAAAATCAGGCAGGAGAATATCTGCATATTGCAAAAGAACTCGGACTTTCTGTTTTGTTTGAGATCCATGACATGAAAGAACTTGAGATAGCTCTTGATATTAACGCTGAGATAATAGGCATTAATAATAGAAATCTTAAGACAATGAAAATCAACATTAACAATACATTCGATCTAAAAAAAGAGATTCCATCTGACAGAATCGTTGTGAGTGAAAGCGGGATAAAAACAAAAGACGACATTTCAAAACTTGAATCAGCCGGCGTCGATGCAGTTCTTATAGGAACATCTTTTATGGAAGGAGGGGATATAGGGAAGAAGATAGAGGAGTTGTTTACTTAA
- a CDS encoding DUF1284 domain-containing protein, translated as MTNAPKLRGHHLICLHFFSGKGYDQEFIENLKRTISASLESGLEITLGADNICEKCPNLKDEKCSYTSNADRIILKMDEFALKLLGENAGAKLEWDSVKEKIPSIFKSWMKKYCKKCSWASVCEEDDFYRKLKNSF; from the coding sequence ATGACAAATGCCCCAAAGCTAAGAGGCCACCATCTTATATGCCTTCATTTCTTCAGCGGCAAAGGATATGATCAGGAATTCATCGAAAACCTTAAGCGTACGATTTCAGCATCATTGGAATCAGGGCTGGAAATTACGCTTGGGGCTGATAATATATGTGAAAAATGCCCTAATTTAAAAGATGAAAAATGTTCATATACCAGTAACGCTGACAGGATAATATTAAAGATGGATGAGTTTGCATTAAAATTGCTCGGCGAAAACGCCGGAGCTAAATTAGAATGGGATTCTGTAAAAGAAAAAATACCTTCCATATTTAAATCATGGATGAAAAAATACTGTAAAAAATGCAGCTGGGCATCAGTCTGCGAAGAAGATGATTTTTATAGAAAATTGAAAAACAGCTTTTAA
- a CDS encoding P-II family nitrogen regulator, with protein sequence MKKIEAIIKPFKLDAVKDALNEIGIQGMTVTEVKGFGRQKGHTELYRSAEYVVDFIPKIKIEVVISDNLAAKVLSVIEKVAKTGKIGDGKIFIYNIEDAVRIRTGEHGETAV encoded by the coding sequence ATGAAAAAGATTGAGGCGATAATAAAACCCTTTAAACTTGATGCTGTAAAAGATGCCTTGAATGAGATCGGCATACAAGGCATGACAGTAACAGAAGTTAAGGGATTTGGACGACAAAAGGGCCATACAGAACTCTACAGAAGCGCTGAGTATGTTGTTGATTTTATCCCTAAGATAAAGATTGAAGTTGTAATATCCGATAATCTTGCGGCAAAGGTTTTGTCTGTAATAGAAAAAGTTGCAAAGACCGGCAAAATAGGCGATGGGAAAATCTTCATCTATAACATTGAAGATGCAGTAAGAATCAGAACCGGAGAACACGGCGAAACAGCAGTTTAA